A genomic stretch from Petrimonas mucosa includes:
- a CDS encoding IS982 family transposase, translated as MITTDKVIEIFCIADDFCAEYENEIRNHQLQAGDITKRRNRKTQMSQSEIIAVMVCFHCGTFHNFKNYYLFYICKHMKSYFPNAVSYNRFVELQPRVIVPFMLLLKLFGFGECTGITYVDSTPIKVCHNKRIHSNKVFRDLAQRGKSTMGWFFGFKLHLVCNEKGELLNFSLTKGNVDDRNPDVINVLTKDLFGKLYADKGYISTKLFEMLFDQGVHLVTGIRSNMKNSLMSFRDKILLRKRSVIESINDELKNICQIEHSRHRSTHNFIMNIIAALVAYCFFPKKPSIKFEVEKSSQLTIWG; from the coding sequence ATGATCACAACAGACAAAGTTATTGAAATATTTTGTATTGCCGACGATTTTTGTGCAGAATATGAGAATGAAATCCGGAATCACCAACTTCAAGCAGGTGACATAACGAAAAGGAGAAACAGGAAAACGCAAATGTCCCAGAGCGAGATTATTGCCGTGATGGTCTGCTTCCACTGTGGAACCTTTCATAATTTCAAGAATTATTACCTGTTTTATATTTGCAAGCACATGAAGAGCTATTTTCCAAATGCCGTTTCCTACAACCGTTTTGTCGAGTTGCAACCCAGGGTGATTGTACCTTTCATGCTGTTGCTCAAACTCTTTGGATTTGGTGAATGCACAGGCATTACATATGTGGATAGCACTCCAATCAAAGTATGTCATAACAAGCGTATCCACTCGAATAAAGTATTCAGGGATCTGGCACAAAGAGGGAAAAGTACGATGGGCTGGTTTTTTGGATTCAAGCTTCATCTGGTCTGTAATGAAAAGGGTGAATTGCTGAATTTCTCTCTCACAAAAGGCAATGTCGACGATAGAAACCCTGACGTAATCAATGTTCTTACCAAAGATCTTTTCGGTAAACTATATGCAGACAAGGGTTACATCAGCACAAAGCTCTTCGAGATGCTGTTTGACCAGGGAGTTCATTTAGTGACCGGTATACGCTCAAATATGAAAAATTCCCTGATGTCATTCCGCGACAAGATTCTCTTACGCAAAAGATCTGTAATTGAGTCCATCAATGATGAACTGAAGAATATCTGCCAGATAGAACATTCAAGGCATCGTTCCACACATAATTTCATCATGAACATAATTGCTGCATTGGTGGCATATTGTTTCTTTCCCAAAAAGCCTTCAATCAAATTTGAAGTGGAAAAGTCAAGTCAATTAACCATTTGGGGATAA
- a CDS encoding helix-turn-helix transcriptional regulator → MPTNKNALLRYQILDRCFSNRHRKYTIEDLVDAVNEALYDMYGSEVSVRQIRDDIKYMRDRVSYDAPIEAVPFDGKRCYYRYSDPDFTIFNNELTVEEVTKLTSTIKMLGRYRGGANRWLEEVISNLEFRFGIKTNREHIVSFEQNDQLRGLEFLSELIDSAINHQPLNLLYRTYNGIETNVVIHPYHVKQYNNRWFLFGLEQTPNGDRIANRPLDRIVKFSISNVAFIPNTTIDFTNHFDDVVGVSIPEDCVGMETVVLKFDPERFPYAVSKPIHHSQKILSEKDCILQIEVRPNKELESVIFSYFPHVEVLAPASLREEFKEKIANNLKKYSTVQNDCTDTL, encoded by the coding sequence ATGCCTACAAACAAAAACGCCCTGTTACGGTATCAGATACTTGACCGTTGTTTTAGCAATCGTCATCGTAAGTACACGATTGAAGACCTCGTTGACGCTGTTAACGAAGCCCTCTATGATATGTACGGTTCTGAAGTAAGTGTGCGTCAGATACGTGATGACATCAAATACATGCGTGATCGTGTGTCCTACGATGCGCCAATTGAAGCCGTACCTTTCGATGGCAAAAGATGCTATTATCGTTACTCTGACCCAGATTTTACAATTTTCAACAACGAATTGACAGTTGAGGAGGTTACCAAACTTACTTCTACCATTAAAATGCTTGGGCGTTACCGTGGTGGAGCAAACAGATGGTTAGAAGAAGTTATTTCGAACCTCGAATTTCGTTTTGGCATCAAAACCAATCGTGAACATATTGTATCTTTCGAGCAAAATGACCAATTACGTGGCCTGGAGTTTTTATCAGAACTCATAGATAGTGCCATCAACCATCAACCTTTGAATCTTTTGTATAGAACGTACAATGGGATTGAGACCAACGTAGTCATTCATCCCTATCACGTAAAACAGTACAACAACCGTTGGTTCCTGTTCGGATTAGAACAGACACCTAATGGAGATAGAATCGCCAACAGACCACTTGATAGAATAGTCAAGTTTTCAATTTCAAACGTGGCGTTTATTCCTAACACCACTATCGATTTTACAAATCATTTCGATGATGTCGTTGGCGTAAGCATCCCAGAAGATTGCGTTGGAATGGAAACTGTGGTGCTCAAATTTGATCCAGAACGATTCCCTTATGCTGTATCAAAGCCTATACACCATAGTCAGAAAATTCTCAGTGAGAAGGACTGCATTCTTCAAATAGAAGTTCGTCCGAATAAAGAACTTGAATCTGTTATATTCTCATACTTCCCTCATGTGGAAGTTCTTGCTCCGGCATCATTAAGGGAGGAATTCAAAGAAAAAATAGCGAATAATTTGAAAAAATACTCGACTGTGCAGAATGACTGCACAGATACATTATAA
- a CDS encoding helix-turn-helix transcriptional regulator translates to MDNKPLNRIKVMMAERMITNKELGKLLGKDPATVSKWVTNTSQPTLENLIEIAKVLKCDIGDLVRKDDSIVIDKKKE, encoded by the coding sequence ATGGACAACAAACCTCTGAACCGAATCAAAGTGATGATGGCTGAGCGTATGATTACCAATAAAGAACTTGGGAAATTGCTCGGCAAAGATCCGGCCACAGTGTCGAAGTGGGTCACTAATACTTCTCAGCCCACCCTGGAAAATCTCATTGAGATTGCCAAAGTATTAAAATGCGACATAGGAGATCTTGTTCGAAAGGACGACTCCATTGTCATTGACAAGAAAAAAGAGTAA